A region from the Candidatus Krumholzibacteriota bacterium genome encodes:
- a CDS encoding 4Fe-4S dicluster domain-containing protein: MLEKEVCYEATLDHDFLDEIYSLPGGKEIKRCIQCGTCTGSCPQACQMDHAPRKIFSLIRAGFRDEVLRSNTVWLCSSCYSCAVRCPKEIKITDVMYALKRLAIKEGKAKRGKKATILSRNFVGMVNKYGRNHETELMTRYILAAEPFNLFSFVPQGMKLFVNGRLPVMPHKIRNLDQLRKIMEKVEELGEI; the protein is encoded by the coding sequence ATGCTTGAAAAAGAAGTGTGTTACGAAGCCACTCTCGATCATGATTTTCTTGATGAGATCTATTCGCTACCGGGAGGGAAAGAGATCAAGAGGTGCATCCAGTGCGGAACATGCACTGGGTCCTGCCCGCAGGCATGTCAGATGGATCACGCGCCGCGGAAGATCTTTTCACTGATCCGGGCGGGATTTCGAGATGAAGTACTCCGGTCGAACACGGTATGGCTCTGTTCTTCATGCTATTCCTGCGCCGTGAGATGTCCCAAGGAGATCAAGATCACCGATGTGATGTATGCGCTCAAGAGGCTTGCCATCAAGGAAGGAAAAGCGAAAAGAGGAAAGAAGGCGACGATCCTTTCCAGGAACTTCGTTGGGATGGTCAACAAATATGGCCGGAATCACGAGACTGAACTGATGACAAGATATATCCTCGCGGCAGAACCGTTCAACCTGTTTAGTTTCGTCCCGCAGGGGATGAAACTGTTCGTAAACGGACGCCTGCCTGTCATGCCTCACAAGATCAGGAATCTCGATCAGCTGAGAAAGATAATGGAAAAAGTCGAAGAGCTGGGGGAGATATAG
- a CDS encoding CoB--CoM heterodisulfide reductase iron-sulfur subunit B family protein, whose amino-acid sequence MKYTYYPGCSVKATANLYQESIDAIAPVIGIELEELDDWNCCGATAYMSVRELMSFAISARNLALAEKHHRDLVTPCSACYLVLNKTNHYFEEYPDMRKKLGQALEAGGLSYSGNIRVRHILDVIVNDIGMERISSLVKKRLDGLKVAPYYGCQIVRPEMGFDDPDDPQSMDVLIETLGAEAVKYSMKTKCCGASLMGTEEKMALKLCRELLMDAENNGAHCIITLCPLCQMNLDIYQSKVNSLFKTKFNIPVIYFSQLIGLALGIKSSELGMKRLGVKVSGEMKRIIEGA is encoded by the coding sequence ATGAAATATACATATTATCCAGGCTGTTCAGTCAAGGCCACCGCGAATCTCTACCAGGAATCGATCGACGCGATCGCGCCCGTTATCGGGATCGAGCTCGAGGAACTCGATGACTGGAACTGCTGCGGCGCCACTGCCTATATGTCAGTGAGAGAATTGATGAGTTTCGCGATCTCGGCTAGAAACCTTGCTCTGGCGGAAAAGCATCACCGTGACCTGGTCACTCCATGCAGCGCCTGTTACCTGGTCCTTAACAAGACCAATCATTATTTCGAAGAATATCCAGATATGAGGAAAAAACTCGGTCAGGCACTGGAAGCCGGGGGCCTGAGTTACAGCGGTAATATCAGGGTCCGACACATACTCGATGTCATAGTAAACGACATAGGTATGGAGAGGATCTCATCGCTTGTAAAGAAGAGACTCGACGGGCTCAAGGTAGCTCCCTACTATGGCTGCCAGATCGTAAGGCCGGAAATGGGTTTTGACGATCCGGACGATCCGCAGTCTATGGACGTTCTTATAGAGACACTTGGAGCCGAAGCGGTGAAGTATTCCATGAAGACGAAGTGCTGCGGCGCCTCTCTCATGGGGACCGAGGAGAAGATGGCACTCAAACTCTGCCGGGAATTGCTTATGGACGCGGAGAATAACGGAGCGCACTGCATAATCACTCTCTGCCCTCTTTGCCAGATGAACCTCGATATATATCAATCCAAAGTGAACAGTCTTTTTAAAACGAAATTCAATATCCCTGTCATTTACTTTTCGCAACTGATAGGCCTGGCCCTGGGAATCAAATCATCGGAGCTGGGGATGAAACGTCTTGGTGTCAAAGTATCCGGAGAAATGAAAAGAATTATTGAGGGAGCGTGA
- a CDS encoding tetratricopeptide repeat protein, which translates to MNLKRNISGILILTIVLATWLFSSCSDDTLKHYNLGVDYAEKGDLDLAVKNWELVLKERPDDTETNYNLGIAMLELERFSKAEFYLKEAAKTGNSDPEIHAALGQALEAQDRISEAKKSYNMAIALRKNFFTPYLGLASCALRQKQYKTAEKYSTIALNISTRDLRGNLILAEAYYEQGNYTEAYAQLLSIRYTYPTDKDLLMLLGKVMVARHMYEDALETLHFAGENGRSDGELYTYLGYACFELKDFSKAEKYFQLAIFKDKNDSRPLIGIANTYMKTGNYEKALEYWDRAYMLDPDDTDIPLGMSIVYINTSRFEDGVKLLEKLIKKEDFPARALYYLGHTRMRMGQKEKARESFEEFIRIWQGDRALIEEIKEILITL; encoded by the coding sequence ATGAACTTAAAAAGGAATATTTCGGGAATCCTTATATTGACGATTGTCCTGGCGACCTGGCTCTTCTCTTCCTGTTCCGACGATACTCTGAAACATTATAATCTTGGCGTTGATTACGCCGAAAAGGGAGATCTCGACCTGGCCGTCAAAAATTGGGAACTGGTCCTGAAGGAAAGGCCCGATGACACTGAGACCAATTATAATCTGGGAATTGCCATGCTCGAACTCGAAAGGTTCAGCAAAGCGGAATTCTATCTAAAGGAAGCGGCGAAGACCGGAAACTCCGACCCCGAGATCCATGCCGCCCTGGGACAGGCTCTTGAAGCACAGGACAGGATATCTGAAGCGAAAAAATCGTATAATATGGCGATCGCCTTAAGGAAGAATTTCTTCACCCCGTACCTGGGCCTGGCTTCATGCGCCCTCAGGCAGAAACAGTACAAAACAGCCGAAAAATATTCAACTATCGCCCTGAACATATCAACGAGGGATCTTCGCGGCAATCTCATACTCGCCGAAGCTTACTATGAACAGGGTAACTACACTGAAGCGTACGCGCAACTCCTCTCGATCAGGTATACTTACCCGACCGATAAAGACCTTCTGATGCTCCTGGGAAAGGTCATGGTCGCGAGACACATGTATGAAGACGCCCTGGAGACCCTGCACTTTGCGGGAGAGAATGGCAGATCCGACGGCGAACTCTACACATATCTCGGCTATGCCTGTTTCGAGTTGAAAGATTTCTCGAAAGCGGAAAAATATTTTCAGCTCGCCATCTTCAAGGATAAGAACGATTCGCGTCCCCTGATCGGGATAGCCAACACATATATGAAGACAGGTAATTATGAAAAGGCTCTCGAATACTGGGACAGGGCTTACATGCTCGATCCGGACGATACTGACATACCTCTTGGTATGAGCATCGTATACATCAACACCAGCCGGTTTGAAGATGGGGTTAAACTGCTTGAAAAACTCATAAAAAAAGAAGATTTTCCGGCCAGGGCTCTGTACTACCTCGGTCACACGAGGATGCGAATGGGGCAAAAGGAAAAAGCCCGCGAATCTTTTGAGGAATTCATCAGGATATGGCAGGGTGACAGGGCACTTATAGAAGAAATAAAGGAAATACTTATAACCTTATGA